A genome region from Gloeomargarita sp. SRBZ-1_bins_9 includes the following:
- the nifS gene encoding cysteine desulfurase NifS: MTVVYLDNNATTAVAPEVLEAMLPYLTTAYGNPSSMHRFGGQVAQAIQTAREQVADLLGATPTEIVFTSGGTEGNNTAIRSALASFPNRRHIVTTQVEHACVRNLCRHLEKQGYQVTYLSVDRRGQLDLLELEAALTGDTALVSVMWANNETGVLFPIDQIGALVKSRGVLFHVDAVQAVGKIPIHLQDSPIDLLTLSGHKFHAPKGIGALYVRRGVPFRPLLLGGHQERNRRAGTENVAGSVGLGRAAVLAKQHLADMARVQALRDHLEQSILRAIPETVVNGQGSPRLPNTSNLGFKYIEGEAILLLLDREGICASSGSACTSASLEPSHVLQAMGLPYSVLHGSIRLSLSRYTTPADIERVLAVLPGIVAQLRALSPFSDDESDWLTERTHALLATG, translated from the coding sequence ATGACCGTCGTTTACCTGGATAACAACGCCACTACTGCCGTCGCGCCGGAAGTCCTGGAGGCCATGTTACCCTACCTGACCACCGCCTACGGCAATCCGTCGAGCATGCACCGCTTTGGCGGTCAAGTAGCGCAGGCCATCCAGACCGCTCGGGAACAGGTAGCTGACCTGCTGGGGGCCACACCGACAGAAATCGTGTTTACCAGCGGCGGTACGGAAGGCAACAATACAGCCATTCGCTCGGCACTGGCTAGCTTCCCCAACCGGCGCCATATCGTCACCACCCAGGTGGAACACGCCTGCGTGCGCAATCTCTGCCGACACTTGGAAAAGCAGGGCTACCAGGTGACTTACCTGTCGGTGGACCGGCGGGGACAACTGGACCTACTGGAACTGGAGGCGGCCTTGACCGGTGATACGGCCCTGGTGTCGGTGATGTGGGCCAACAACGAAACAGGCGTCCTGTTTCCCATTGACCAAATCGGCGCACTGGTGAAGTCCCGGGGGGTGTTGTTCCACGTGGATGCCGTACAAGCGGTGGGGAAGATTCCTATCCATCTGCAGGACAGCCCCATTGACTTGCTCACCCTGTCCGGGCACAAATTCCATGCCCCCAAGGGGATTGGTGCGCTGTATGTGCGGCGGGGTGTGCCGTTTCGCCCCTTGCTCCTTGGCGGTCACCAGGAGCGGAACCGCCGGGCGGGTACGGAAAACGTGGCGGGGAGCGTGGGCCTAGGCCGGGCGGCGGTTTTGGCCAAGCAACACCTGGCGGACATGGCGCGGGTGCAAGCCCTGCGGGACCACCTGGAGCAGTCCATTCTCAGGGCCATCCCCGAAACCGTGGTCAACGGCCAGGGCAGCCCCCGTCTACCTAACACCAGCAACCTCGGTTTCAAGTACATCGAAGGGGAAGCCATCCTGCTGCTGCTGGACCGGGAGGGCATCTGCGCGTCGTCCGGGTCGGCCTGCACGTCGGCTTCCCTGGAACCGTCCCATGTGTTGCAGGCGATGGGACTGCCCTATAGCGTCCTGCACGGCTCCATTCGCTTGAGTCTCTCGCGCTATACCACCCCGGCCGACATTGAACGGGTGCTGGCGGTGCTGCCGGGGATTGTCGCCCAACTGCGCGCTCTCTCCCCCTTTAGCGATGACGAGAGCGATTGGCTGACTGAGCGCACCCACGCCCTGCTGGCAACTGGTTAG